One window from the genome of Candidatus Chlorohelix allophototropha encodes:
- a CDS encoding GH36-type glycosyl hydrolase domain-containing protein encodes MNFSKKTALSAGIGLGFVLTLAWKRFSSRRISPSKAISGTQFAHRDLLSSEALEQKARTLAEEHRIVRHAGSIKQLKTKLDIHQHSLLEAYQVSAEDASKKRTISPAAEWLLDNMPVVLDQFREIREDLPGGFYKKLPKLANEPFVGFPRVYSIAVTLVEHTDGRLGLEQVLNFVSAYQTVTPLLMGELWAIAIMLRLVLLENLGQLSTLLMEERKLRQEADRWVDRLLEGKNSNDSILAELTEQYSVLPPPFAAQFLRRLRDYDDEKSIEAEVEWLENHLTIHYSSTEALIRSEKLRQAANQTTIGNIITTMRTMSAINWADWFEQMCYVEQILRKDPAGSYGVDTFATRDRYRHIVEHLAKGTALSEIEIAWRLVKAVPSRLENIQTNDVAISHVGYYLTGSGSKSFQNSINYHAGLRQRSREFILKHPKQFYFGIITGGSLALVVMGLKWGSRKFFHRRLPLTAALLLLPTSEIAQGLVNWGISKVLPPRVLPRIDLKDGIPDTMRTMVVIPTLFLTKDSLEGQFDRLEVCHLANADPNLHFALLTDFADAPHAEMPEDKALIDLAINRIEDLNYRYGPNRFFLFHRRREWNNSEGCFMGWERKRGKLEEFNRLLAGATETGFQIQVGNLSLLSQIRYVITLDADTRLPRDQAKVLIGAIAHPLNQAVIDKSTGRVVKGYGILQPRIGIDLSSANRSRFARIFSGNVGLDPYTTAVSNGYMDLFGVGIYAGKGIYDPRILQKVLTGRFPENTLLSHDLIEGSYAGTGLLSDVELLDNYPSTYPAYAARMHRWVRGDWQILRWILPNVPQADGNIVPNVLSLMARYRIFDNLRRSLLPPSLVALMGAGWLGIIPGKAARWTAIAVSPLALPLLFDLLDVILSTASSRTPITVLQASVQTLRLDLVRLLINLTFLADEASNSLNAIGRTLVRSFITHRNLLEWETAEQVHHRKDKSHGNLQNRVLLGLLPLALFLWRFWKRAGLPALPLLLDWLAAPAMADWLTSAVTAPVEQPSEADNLELRKLARSYWAYFHTFTTKEGNYLAPDNFQEDPYPIVAYRTSPTNIGLQLLADMAAYDLGYIGLYALTERTERTFATINALSHYRGHLLNWYDTRTLQPLSPAYVSSVDSGNLAGYLITLRQGYLNRLNQPIIEPQIRLGLLDTISLLQAELLPNDPAHEIEALVQFITNTQLLTLGDYALFLQLAERRINALTPFTAKAQKWLEHLDEQVSNFLTDLENLAPWSFEPLPHPSMAALYAPIPVLSELPGLIDTALKAFSEDSADEEKLVEMLLRTRDNTLELIRRQEKLAEEAFEQVQAMDFQFLYDSTRSLFSIGYSINDGRMDNSYYDLLASEARLGSFVAIAKGDVPQEHWFHLSRALTPVGIEAGLISWSGTMFEYLLPLLIMQNYPDTLLDQAYKTVVSQQRQYGRQHKVAWGISESAYSLRDVNMNYQYRAFGVPGLGLKRGLGNELVIAPYATILALPLQPHAVVENIKALIAEGLWGKYGLYEAVDYTPERLLTGEKKVIIRSYMVHHQAMSLLALDNYLNQNIMQTRFHREPLVQATEMLLQEQFSLQAPRLAHPQIAQESYENYVPEGLATRQYSTPHTPVPYTHLLSNGKYTLVITNSGGGFSRYNGLAVSRWHEDTTQDSWGNFCYIQDVRSGETWSPTYQPTCHEPQEYEVIYSLHKAEFRQQRVGIDTRMEVTVSPEDNAEVRHLYLTNRSEFARVLELTSYCEIVLAPSSADKAHPAFSNLFVETEFLPEQNALLASRRPRKPEEEPIWGIHVVAVRGHTIGEVEYETDRAAFIGRNRTLEEPIALKQPLTNTTGAVLDPIFSLRKQVRLVPGGMVHVTFTTAVAQSRKEAVELADKYHDHNVVTRTFELALGDAQVEMQHLNINLDDVHRFQRLASLAIYSDSWLRADPAILKRNTGTQPLLWKYGISGDFPLILVQIGNPEELPLVWELLLAHEYWRINDLQIDLVILNQEGEGYNQPLEDQIMAMIRNSSAVGWLAKPGGIFVLGAKNMSEEDHILLQTIARAVLLGTWGDLTQQLRFKKSKVRQVLLQLPKAIANTQTYPDLPTLEELGLEYSNEYGGFTAGGQEYVINLKPGKPTPAPWANVLANESFGCLVTERGSGYTWSQNSRENRLTPWSNDPVCDKPGELLYLRDEEHQLVWTPTAATSGVGHYRTRHGFGYSSFEHIENEIHSELTIFVPPNDSVKIFRLRLRNLSGAKRRLSATFYVEWVLGVLREETSLFIVTSRDEKTGAVLARNPYNTEFGGLVAFVAGDKPNLNYTCDRREFIGRNGNLGKPAGMALPTLSERSGAELDPCVAMRSYLELAAGEEGELIFLLGQGESASQVQDMVTRFRDTAEVENAFAATRHNWQTILQKVQVTTPEPQLDILLNGWMLYQTLACRVWARSAFYQSGGAYGFRDQLQDVMALTLAAPEITRGQLLRAAERQFVEGDVQHWWHPPSGRGIRTRFSDDYLWLPFVTAHYVKTTGDIEVLDELLPFLEGRPLAQGEAEYYGYPVTSGEQGTLYNHCIKAIEYALGHLGSHGLPLMGSGDWNDGMNLVGEEGKGESVWLGWFLYLNLLEIATLAENKGENERANSYRMSACNLQTALEEHAWDGEWYLRAFYDDGTPLGSAQNEECRIDSLSQSWAVISGAADPIRSRMGMEAVEQQLIDREAGLIKLFTPPFDKTSHNPGYIKGYVPGVRENGGQYTHGAVWVIWAYAQLGDGQKAMELLNMISPITHSLLNPALYKVEPYVIAADVYSIAPHTGRGGWTWYTGSSGWLYRLGIEAILGLRREGEFLAFVPCIPSAWKQYEIKYLYNNTTYHIKVENPSGIAKGQIRVELDGVFLDTGRVPLQDDGVEHSIKVLISDMPPIEF; translated from the coding sequence ATGAACTTTTCTAAAAAAACAGCGCTTTCAGCAGGTATCGGGCTGGGTTTTGTCCTAACACTTGCCTGGAAGCGCTTTAGTTCTCGGCGAATATCCCCTTCAAAAGCTATTTCCGGCACTCAATTTGCTCACCGAGATTTGCTTAGTAGCGAGGCTCTTGAACAAAAAGCCCGCACGCTAGCAGAAGAGCATCGGATAGTACGTCATGCCGGTAGCATCAAGCAACTGAAAACTAAACTGGATATACACCAGCATTCTCTACTTGAGGCTTATCAGGTTTCAGCAGAAGACGCGAGTAAAAAAAGGACGATTTCACCGGCAGCAGAATGGCTCCTGGATAATATGCCGGTGGTGCTCGACCAGTTTCGTGAAATTCGAGAAGACCTTCCCGGGGGGTTTTACAAGAAGTTGCCCAAACTGGCTAACGAACCCTTTGTTGGGTTTCCTCGCGTTTATTCTATCGCAGTAACGCTGGTAGAGCATACTGACGGTCGTTTGGGCTTGGAACAAGTGCTGAATTTCGTTTCGGCATACCAAACAGTTACCCCTCTGCTTATGGGGGAGCTTTGGGCAATTGCTATTATGTTACGGCTTGTGCTCCTTGAGAATCTGGGGCAGTTGTCCACGCTTCTAATGGAAGAACGTAAGCTTCGACAAGAGGCTGACCGCTGGGTTGATCGTCTATTAGAAGGTAAAAATAGCAACGATTCTATCCTAGCAGAGTTAACCGAACAATATTCGGTATTGCCTCCCCCCTTTGCAGCGCAATTTTTGCGAAGGTTGAGAGACTATGACGATGAGAAAAGTATAGAAGCCGAAGTTGAGTGGTTGGAAAACCATTTAACAATCCATTACAGTAGCACCGAAGCCCTCATCCGGTCTGAGAAACTGCGGCAGGCGGCTAATCAAACTACCATCGGTAATATTATAACCACTATGCGCACCATGTCCGCCATAAATTGGGCAGATTGGTTCGAGCAGATGTGCTACGTAGAGCAGATTTTGCGCAAAGACCCTGCCGGTTCATATGGTGTTGATACTTTCGCTACCCGCGACCGCTATCGTCATATCGTCGAGCATCTGGCAAAAGGCACAGCTTTGTCAGAGATAGAAATAGCATGGCGGTTGGTTAAAGCCGTGCCTTCTCGCCTTGAAAATATCCAGACAAATGACGTAGCTATATCCCATGTTGGTTATTACCTTACAGGTTCGGGAAGTAAGTCTTTCCAGAATAGCATTAATTATCATGCCGGTTTGAGGCAGCGTAGCCGGGAGTTTATTCTGAAGCATCCCAAACAATTCTACTTCGGCATAATTACAGGCGGTTCACTTGCGCTGGTAGTAATGGGGCTGAAGTGGGGAAGCCGCAAGTTTTTTCACCGAAGGTTGCCCTTAACCGCGGCACTACTGCTGCTTCCCACCAGTGAAATAGCACAGGGGTTGGTTAATTGGGGTATCTCAAAAGTTTTGCCGCCTAGAGTCTTACCGCGAATTGATTTAAAGGATGGTATTCCCGATACCATGCGCACAATGGTAGTCATACCTACCCTTTTTCTCACAAAAGATAGCCTCGAGGGACAATTTGATCGGCTTGAAGTTTGCCATCTTGCTAACGCTGATCCAAACTTACATTTTGCGCTACTGACGGATTTTGCGGATGCACCTCACGCGGAAATGCCCGAAGATAAAGCGCTTATCGATTTGGCTATTAACCGTATTGAAGATTTAAATTATCGCTATGGTCCTAACCGCTTTTTCCTGTTTCACCGTAGGCGAGAATGGAATAATAGCGAAGGGTGTTTTATGGGCTGGGAACGCAAACGGGGGAAATTGGAAGAATTTAACCGTTTGCTGGCGGGCGCTACCGAAACTGGTTTTCAGATTCAGGTGGGAAACCTCTCTCTGCTATCCCAAATCCGCTATGTAATTACGCTTGACGCTGACACCCGTTTACCGCGTGATCAGGCGAAAGTTTTGATTGGGGCGATAGCCCACCCGCTTAACCAAGCTGTAATAGACAAGTCAACCGGTCGGGTTGTGAAGGGTTACGGTATTTTGCAACCCCGTATCGGAATTGACTTGAGCAGTGCGAATCGCAGCCGCTTTGCCCGAATTTTCTCAGGCAATGTTGGTCTTGACCCCTACACTACCGCCGTTTCAAATGGTTATATGGATCTTTTCGGAGTAGGAATTTATGCCGGTAAAGGCATTTATGACCCACGGATTCTGCAAAAGGTGCTGACCGGGCGTTTTCCTGAGAACACCCTTTTAAGCCACGATCTAATTGAAGGAAGTTACGCCGGAACCGGATTATTATCTGATGTCGAGTTGCTGGACAACTACCCTAGTACTTACCCGGCATACGCTGCTAGGATGCACCGTTGGGTTCGAGGGGACTGGCAAATCTTGCGCTGGATTTTGCCCAACGTGCCACAGGCTGATGGTAATATTGTACCCAATGTATTGTCGCTTATGGCACGTTATAGAATATTCGATAATTTAAGGCGTAGCCTGTTACCGCCGTCTTTAGTGGCGCTAATGGGTGCAGGTTGGCTTGGGATAATACCCGGAAAAGCAGCCAGATGGACTGCAATAGCGGTTTCTCCATTGGCGCTGCCGCTTTTGTTTGATTTGCTCGATGTGATACTTAGTACCGCTTCCTCACGAACTCCTATTACTGTCTTGCAAGCGTCTGTCCAAACCTTAAGGCTAGACTTGGTACGATTACTGATTAATCTCACCTTTTTGGCTGACGAGGCGAGTAATAGCCTGAATGCAATCGGACGTACTCTTGTGAGGTCGTTTATTACCCATCGCAATCTTCTAGAATGGGAAACAGCGGAACAGGTGCATCATCGCAAGGATAAGTCTCACGGTAATTTGCAAAATCGGGTTCTTCTGGGGCTACTCCCTCTGGCGCTTTTTTTATGGCGCTTCTGGAAACGCGCAGGGTTGCCAGCATTGCCACTGCTTTTAGACTGGTTGGCTGCCCCTGCTATGGCAGATTGGTTAACCAGTGCGGTAACTGCGCCAGTCGAACAGCCAAGCGAGGCTGATAACCTTGAACTGCGAAAATTGGCACGTTCTTATTGGGCGTATTTTCATACTTTCACCACAAAAGAGGGTAACTATCTAGCGCCGGATAATTTTCAGGAAGATCCCTATCCTATTGTAGCGTACCGCACTTCCCCTACAAATATTGGTCTGCAATTACTGGCGGATATGGCTGCCTATGATTTGGGTTATATCGGGCTGTATGCTCTTACAGAACGTACAGAACGTACCTTTGCCACCATTAACGCTCTATCCCATTATCGGGGTCATCTGCTGAACTGGTATGACACCCGCACCCTTCAACCGCTCTCTCCTGCCTATGTTTCCAGCGTAGATAGCGGCAATCTGGCAGGCTATTTAATCACGCTAAGGCAAGGCTATCTTAATAGATTAAACCAACCGATTATAGAACCACAAATCAGGCTTGGGCTGCTTGACACCATCTCCTTACTACAAGCGGAATTGCTGCCAAACGACCCGGCACATGAAATAGAAGCGCTGGTTCAGTTTATAACGAATACACAACTTTTGACACTGGGAGATTACGCTCTATTCCTCCAGTTGGCAGAACGCCGGATAAATGCCCTTACGCCTTTTACAGCGAAAGCCCAGAAATGGCTCGAACATCTGGACGAACAAGTTAGCAACTTCCTCACCGACCTTGAAAATCTTGCTCCATGGTCTTTTGAACCGTTGCCACACCCGTCTATGGCAGCTTTGTACGCCCCTATTCCGGTTTTGAGTGAGCTACCCGGACTGATTGATACTGCCCTGAAAGCTTTTTCGGAGGACTCTGCCGATGAGGAGAAGTTAGTCGAAATGCTTCTGAGAACCCGCGATAATACGCTAGAACTTATTAGGCGCCAGGAGAAATTAGCCGAAGAAGCTTTCGAGCAGGTTCAAGCGATGGATTTCCAGTTTTTGTATGACTCCACTCGCAGCCTCTTTTCAATCGGTTATTCGATAAATGATGGGCGAATGGATAACTCCTACTACGATTTGTTGGCATCCGAGGCACGACTGGGAAGTTTTGTTGCAATCGCCAAAGGGGATGTGCCACAGGAGCATTGGTTTCATCTGAGTCGGGCGCTTACTCCGGTCGGAATCGAGGCAGGTCTTATTTCGTGGAGCGGTACAATGTTTGAATACTTATTACCTCTCCTCATAATGCAAAATTATCCTGATACCCTGCTCGACCAAGCCTATAAAACGGTAGTTTCACAACAAAGGCAGTATGGGCGACAGCATAAAGTAGCTTGGGGTATTTCCGAATCGGCTTATAGTTTGCGCGATGTGAATATGAACTACCAGTACCGTGCCTTTGGAGTACCGGGATTGGGTTTGAAACGAGGGTTAGGCAATGAACTTGTCATAGCGCCCTACGCCACAATCCTAGCATTACCCCTTCAACCGCATGCAGTCGTTGAAAATATCAAAGCGTTGATCGCCGAAGGGCTATGGGGAAAGTACGGTTTATACGAAGCAGTAGATTATACGCCAGAACGCCTTTTGACAGGAGAAAAAAAGGTAATAATACGCTCTTATATGGTACATCATCAGGCGATGAGTTTGCTTGCTCTAGATAATTATCTTAATCAGAATATAATGCAGACCCGCTTTCACCGTGAACCGCTGGTACAAGCTACTGAAATGCTTTTGCAAGAGCAATTTTCTCTTCAGGCTCCACGCCTTGCCCACCCGCAAATTGCGCAGGAAAGCTACGAGAACTATGTTCCAGAAGGGCTTGCCACTCGCCAGTATAGCACTCCCCATACTCCTGTACCCTACACCCACCTGCTTTCCAACGGCAAATACACTTTGGTAATAACTAATTCCGGGGGTGGATTCAGTCGTTACAATGGACTGGCGGTATCGCGCTGGCATGAGGATACTACCCAAGACTCTTGGGGTAACTTCTGCTATATTCAGGATGTGCGTAGTGGTGAAACCTGGTCACCGACTTATCAGCCTACCTGCCATGAACCGCAGGAATACGAGGTGATATATTCGTTACATAAAGCGGAATTCCGACAACAAAGAGTCGGGATTGATACCAGAATGGAGGTGACCGTTTCACCGGAGGACAACGCCGAAGTTCGCCACCTTTATCTCACCAATCGAAGCGAATTCGCGCGGGTACTCGAATTAACCAGTTATTGTGAGATTGTTCTAGCCCCATCCTCAGCAGATAAAGCCCATCCGGCGTTTAGTAACCTATTTGTCGAGACCGAGTTTTTGCCGGAACAAAATGCACTTCTGGCATCCCGCCGCCCTCGCAAACCTGAGGAAGAACCGATTTGGGGAATACATGTAGTAGCAGTACGTGGTCATACAATTGGTGAAGTCGAGTATGAAACAGATCGAGCCGCTTTCATTGGCAGAAACCGAACTTTGGAAGAACCCATTGCTTTAAAACAGCCGCTCACCAATACTACTGGGGCAGTGCTTGACCCAATATTCAGCCTTAGAAAGCAGGTACGTCTTGTTCCCGGTGGCATGGTGCACGTAACCTTTACCACTGCTGTAGCACAATCTCGTAAAGAAGCGGTAGAGTTAGCTGACAAATATCACGATCACAATGTGGTTACACGCACTTTCGAACTAGCCTTAGGCGATGCTCAGGTGGAAATGCAGCATCTTAACATCAACCTTGATGATGTACACCGCTTTCAACGCCTAGCATCCCTTGCTATTTACAGTGACTCGTGGCTGAGAGCTGATCCTGCAATATTGAAACGCAACACCGGTACTCAACCGCTACTCTGGAAGTACGGGATTTCAGGAGATTTCCCTCTTATTCTGGTGCAAATTGGCAATCCCGAAGAACTTCCGTTGGTGTGGGAATTGCTACTAGCCCACGAATATTGGCGAATTAACGACTTGCAAATAGATTTGGTGATTCTAAATCAAGAAGGGGAGGGTTACAATCAGCCGCTAGAGGATCAAATAATGGCGATGATTCGGAATAGCTCAGCGGTTGGTTGGTTGGCAAAGCCCGGTGGCATCTTTGTTCTGGGCGCTAAAAACATGTCGGAAGAAGACCACATTCTATTGCAAACAATAGCCCGCGCCGTATTGTTAGGCACATGGGGCGATCTTACGCAGCAATTGCGTTTCAAAAAATCGAAAGTACGCCAAGTTTTGTTACAATTGCCCAAAGCAATTGCCAATACACAAACCTACCCCGACTTACCGACACTAGAAGAACTCGGTTTGGAATATAGCAATGAGTATGGCGGTTTTACGGCAGGTGGGCAGGAGTATGTTATTAATCTAAAACCGGGAAAGCCAACCCCGGCTCCTTGGGCGAATGTGTTGGCAAACGAGAGTTTTGGTTGTCTTGTGACAGAACGCGGAAGTGGCTATACGTGGTCTCAAAATAGCCGTGAGAACCGCCTGACTCCTTGGTCAAATGATCCGGTGTGCGATAAGCCCGGAGAGTTGCTTTACCTACGAGATGAAGAACACCAATTGGTCTGGACTCCTACCGCTGCTACTAGCGGTGTTGGGCATTACCGCACCAGACACGGATTCGGCTATTCTTCCTTTGAACATATTGAGAACGAAATTCACAGCGAATTGACCATCTTTGTACCGCCAAATGATTCGGTAAAAATTTTCCGGTTGCGATTACGCAATCTCTCTGGGGCGAAACGGCGGCTTTCCGCTACGTTTTATGTGGAGTGGGTGCTAGGAGTTCTGCGAGAAGAAACTTCTCTCTTTATAGTTACTTCTCGCGATGAAAAAACAGGCGCGGTACTTGCCCGTAATCCCTATAATACCGAATTTGGTGGCTTGGTTGCATTTGTGGCAGGGGATAAACCGAATTTAAATTATACCTGTGATCGACGGGAATTTATTGGGCGGAACGGCAATTTGGGCAAGCCTGCCGGAATGGCGCTTCCAACTTTATCCGAGCGAAGCGGAGCGGAACTCGATCCTTGCGTTGCTATGCGCTCTTATTTAGAGTTGGCGGCAGGCGAAGAGGGCGAACTAATTTTTCTGCTCGGTCAGGGTGAAAGCGCCTCCCAAGTGCAAGATATGGTAACTCGCTTTCGCGATACAGCGGAAGTGGAAAATGCTTTTGCCGCAACTCGGCACAACTGGCAAACAATTCTGCAAAAGGTGCAAGTGACTACCCCTGAACCTCAGCTTGATATACTGCTAAACGGCTGGATGCTCTACCAGACTCTAGCTTGTCGGGTTTGGGCACGCTCGGCTTTTTATCAATCTGGGGGTGCCTACGGTTTCCGGGATCAACTTCAGGACGTGATGGCGCTGACGCTGGCGGCTCCTGAAATTACCCGCGGGCAGCTTTTACGCGCTGCCGAACGGCAGTTCGTGGAAGGTGATGTGCAGCATTGGTGGCATCCCCCTTCGGGTCGTGGGATACGTACCAGATTCTCGGACGATTATTTGTGGTTACCTTTTGTTACCGCTCATTACGTAAAAACCACCGGGGATATAGAAGTGCTAGACGAACTCCTTCCATTTCTAGAAGGTAGACCACTGGCACAAGGCGAAGCTGAATATTATGGATACCCTGTAACTTCAGGTGAGCAGGGAACGCTTTACAATCATTGCATCAAAGCCATCGAGTATGCACTGGGACATCTTGGCAGCCACGGACTACCCCTGATGGGTTCGGGCGATTGGAACGATGGTATGAATCTGGTGGGGGAAGAAGGCAAGGGCGAAAGCGTTTGGTTAGGTTGGTTTCTCTATCTTAACCTGTTAGAAATAGCGACGCTGGCTGAAAACAAAGGTGAAAACGAACGTGCCAATAGCTATCGTATGTCAGCCTGTAACCTTCAAACTGCGCTTGAGGAACATGCTTGGGACGGTGAGTGGTATCTCAGGGCATTTTATGATGATGGAACTCCGCTAGGTTCGGCTCAGAACGAGGAATGCCGAATTGATTCTCTGTCCCAATCTTGGGCTGTTATTTCAGGAGCGGCTGACCCGATTCGTAGCCGCATGGGTATGGAAGCGGTAGAACAGCAGCTTATTGATCGAGAGGCAGGACTCATAAAGCTTTTTACGCCACCCTTTGATAAGACCTCGCATAATCCGGGATATATAAAAGGCTATGTACCCGGCGTGCGCGAGAACGGAGGACAATATACGCATGGAGCCGTATGGGTAATTTGGGCTTATGCCCAACTTGGGGATGGTCAAAAAGCTATGGAGTTGCTTAATATGATTAGCCCGATTACCCACTCGCTGTTAAACCCTGCGCTTTATAAAGTCGAACCCTATGTAATAGCGGCAGATGTTTACTCTATCGCACCACATACGGGGCGAGGGGGTTGGACATGGTACACTGGGTCTTCTGGTTGGCTATATCGTTTGGGAATTGAGGCGATTCTTGGACTACGTAGGGAAGGTGAATTTCTTGCCTTTGTCCCTTGTATCCCCTCGGCATGGAAACAGTATGAAATAAAATATCTTTACAACAATACCACTTACCATATCAAAGTCGAAAACCCGTCTGGTATAGCAAAAGGGCAAATCAGAGTTGAACTGGATGGGGTCTTTCTCGACACCGGACGGGTTCCTCTGCAGGACGATGGGGTGGAACATAGCATAAAGGTTTTAATTTCTGATATGCCGCCAATAGAGTTTTAG
- a CDS encoding ABC transporter substrate-binding protein: MKIRKSWKSISLAVVIIMMAAMLVACGDSTATPVPATTAAATTAAATTAAGATTAAAATTAAAATTAAATTASAATTAAGATTAAAPAPTATPYPTVAQPAGSLKITFWFGLTGVNGAITQQVVNKYNSSQTKYYVEAIQQPDYDATLNKFNTSQAGGNLPSVVQIYDIGTQRMIDSKRVLPVQDFIDRDKLDLISDIEPAVRNYYTVGGKLYSMPFNTSAPVMYFNKAAFKEAGLDTEKRIWTYDEVIDAAKKLTKKDSSGKTTQFGAGFTMYSWIFEQQLALQNALFADPTNGRETRATKLVFNSDAGANYPNLLKKLVDDGSAKYFGRDSGIAANGSARDASFVTGESAITFNSIASLRGYISSAQTQGKGVDVGVAYLPRPTGSTGGVAIGGASLWITDQGSKEQQEAAWDFVKFTSQPEIQAFFSANTGYYPIRKAAYNVQDMKDTLAKYPQFQVAVDQLRASPSGFPTAGAIFGTFISTRQNIEAAVDQLITKGGTAKQLLDDAAKKSNEQLDEYNATVKK; encoded by the coding sequence TTGAAGATTAGGAAATCGTGGAAATCAATTTCGCTGGCAGTGGTTATCATAATGATGGCTGCTATGCTGGTGGCTTGCGGTGACAGTACCGCTACTCCTGTGCCTGCTACTACTGCGGCGGCAACAACCGCTGCTGCTACTACTGCGGCAGGTGCGACGACCGCTGCGGCTGCTACCACTGCGGCTGCCGCGACTACTGCGGCGGCAACAACCGCTTCCGCTGCTACCACTGCGGCAGGTGCTACCACTGCGGCTGCACCTGCTCCTACCGCTACTCCTTATCCGACCGTCGCACAACCCGCCGGTTCGCTAAAAATCACTTTCTGGTTTGGCTTAACCGGGGTCAATGGTGCGATTACACAGCAAGTTGTAAACAAGTATAACAGCAGCCAGACCAAATATTATGTTGAAGCAATTCAACAGCCTGATTACGATGCTACCTTGAACAAGTTCAATACTTCTCAGGCAGGTGGCAACTTGCCCAGCGTGGTACAGATTTACGACATCGGTACACAGCGTATGATCGATTCCAAGCGCGTTTTACCTGTTCAGGATTTTATTGATCGTGATAAACTTGATCTTATCAGTGACATTGAACCCGCAGTACGTAACTACTACACTGTTGGGGGCAAACTCTATTCGATGCCTTTCAATACTTCTGCCCCGGTGATGTACTTCAACAAGGCTGCTTTCAAGGAAGCCGGTCTGGATACCGAAAAACGTATCTGGACTTACGATGAAGTAATCGATGCTGCCAAGAAGTTGACTAAGAAGGACAGCAGCGGCAAAACAACCCAATTCGGTGCCGGATTCACTATGTATAGCTGGATTTTCGAACAGCAACTGGCGCTTCAGAACGCCCTTTTCGCCGACCCTACTAACGGACGCGAGACTCGTGCTACAAAACTCGTTTTCAACAGTGATGCGGGCGCTAATTATCCAAACTTGCTAAAGAAGCTGGTGGATGATGGTTCGGCAAAATATTTCGGGCGTGATAGCGGCATAGCTGCCAATGGATCGGCTCGCGATGCTTCTTTTGTAACTGGTGAATCTGCCATTACCTTTAATAGTATCGCCAGTTTGCGCGGTTATATCAGTAGCGCTCAAACCCAAGGTAAGGGTGTAGATGTGGGCGTTGCTTACTTGCCACGTCCTACAGGTTCTACCGGTGGCGTAGCTATTGGTGGCGCTTCTCTGTGGATTACCGACCAAGGTAGCAAAGAACAACAAGAAGCCGCATGGGATTTCGTGAAGTTTACCTCCCAGCCCGAAATCCAGGCGTTCTTCTCAGCTAATACCGGCTACTATCCTATTCGTAAGGCAGCTTACAATGTACAGGATATGAAGGACACGCTAGCTAAATACCCGCAGTTCCAGGTTGCGGTTGACCAGTTGCGGGCTTCCCCTTCCGGCTTCCCGACTGCTGGAGCGATTTTCGGCACTTTCATCTCAACTCGCCAAAACATCGAAGCGGCGGTTGATCAATTGATAACCAAAGGCGGTACTGCCAAGCAATTGTTAGATGATGCTGCCAAAAAGTCCAATGAACAATTGGATGAATATAACGCCACAGTTAAAAAGTAG